The nucleotide window CGATGCCGCCCGCCGGCTCCGGGAGGACGGGCCCGGCGTCGCCCGACTCGAGCGGCTTGGCCTCCACCTGGCCGATCAGGACGTCGCGCAGTTGCCCGAGGCCCGTCACGAGGCGCTGGCGCGGCTCCTCGTCGGGGAGGGCAAGGGCTTCCTGGCGAAGGGCGTCGGCCAGTTCCAGCGCCAGACGCGTCCGCTCCTCCCCCGGGCGCTTCCACGTGCCGCAGCCGGACGCTTGGGCGAGGCAGGCTGCGGCCAGAACGGCTCCTGCGGCCGCCGACGCCAATCGTCCCATGCGCCTCTCCCGAACCGAAATCGCCCCTGGGAACGTGATTATAGGGGCTCCCGCGAAGGGGTGTCAACCACATAAGCAGGCGGTTGCCGGCGGCCTCACGGCCGCGACGCAGGCGGCAGGAAGGGAACCGTCGTCCCGGGCGGCACCTTCGCCAGGGGGACCTCCTCGGCCGTCAGGACGATCGTCTGGGCCCACAGGTCGGGCCCGCGCTGCTCGTAGAAAAAAGCCCCGCCGAGGCTGACCGGCGAGCGGCGCTGGCCGCCGAGCACCAGCATCCGCCCCGGCGCCAGGCGAACCTCCGCCGCCAAGTCCGTCGCCGTGAACTCCTGACGCCCCGCACGCTGCACGGGACCCGACTCCGTCTGCACCCAGCGCAGCGCCTCCGCGCCGTAAGTCGCCCCCGGCACAAAGGCGATGCAGACCGTCGCCGGGGCCGACGCGTCGCGCCGGCACACCAGGCGCAGGCCCGGTTGGGCGTCGGAAAACCGCCGCCCCGAGACGCGTCCGGCGGCATCGGTCCAAAGCACTTCGAGGTCCTCGCGCTCGGCGCCCAGGGTGACGAGAAAATCCATGTTCTCGCGCACCAGCAGTTCCGCGATTTGGACCGTGCGGTCCGAGGTCTGCACCAACAGTTCGTTCATGCGTTCGGCGGCGAGGCGGGCCCCGTCGCCCAACCTCAGGTCGTTGGCGGACCACAGGCCCCGCTTCTCATACGGCACGTCGGTCGTGCCGAGGAGGCGCCAGACGTCCTCGACCGGCGCGTCCGGACGGATGCGGTGCACGAGGCGGACGACGCGCACGCGGAACGTGGGCCGGTTCGCCAGGCCCGGCGCGCCCTCGATGGGCTTTAGGACGATCGGTTCGCGGCGCGGGGGGGCACACCCGGTCGCAGACGCCAGCGCGAGCGCCAGTGCCAAGGCCGACAGCACGCGCCCCGCACCTGTCCGCCCGTAGTCCCGGCGCGCCGGGACGAAGGCAGAAGCGGGGCGGCGAACCCAGCCGCGCCCTGCGCCTGTGCCGTCCACGGTGGCTCTCCCGCTCACTTGACCCTGGGCCGCATCGGCAAATCGTCCTTCTTGTACGCATAAAAATGGCGCGCGATCTTGTCCGCGAGGCCCTCGGTGAGAATGGTGGCGACCTCCGCCGATTCCTCGGGCTGAACGTCGGGCGTCGTCTCCGCCGTCACCAGCCGCGCGCTCGCCAGCACAGGCCACACCTGCTTCCCCGTCTCCGGCGAGACGACGCGGACGGCCGACTCCGCGTAACCGTGGAACACGTTCCCCCCCGGCGAATCCTTCAGACGGAACTCGTACAACTCAATGTGCATCACCAGGTCGACGTTGAAGTATCGGCCGACCTGGGCGACCGACCAGCGGGCGAAGTCCGGCTCTGTCCGGCGTGCGGCAGCCAGGCTGTGGACCGGCACGATCGGGCCCGCCGCTCCCTCCCGCTCCAGCGCCTTGCAAATCCCGTCCGACACCATCAGTTCCAGCCGCGGATACGCCGACGCCACCGACGGATCCGCCACGTCCACCAGCACCAGGACGCTCTGCCCCGCCAGGCGGTATTCCGCCTCGACCTTCTCCTCCGGAACCCACGGGCCGACCGTCTTCACGAGAATCCAGGCCGCCTGGTCGCACCCCCCACAGGCCGCCGCCCAGACGGCGAGGACCGCCGCCACCATCCGACCGGCGCGCACGCTCACGGCTGGCCCCCTTTCACCTCGACCTTGTGGTCGTAGAACTTGCGGATGACATCGCGGGCGAAGTGAAAATTCGTATACTGGCGGATGACCCGTTCGGTGGTCCCCAGGACGCCCACCGGAACGTCCTCGGGGTAGGTCGTCTCGACCGTGGCGTCATAGACGGGATTGTGCTCCGCGCCGACCTTGACGACCTCGATGCGGGCCTTGGCCCGGCCGCGAAACAGGTTTGCCGACCCCTCTTCCACCATCGTGTACCGCCCCAGTTCCACGTACAGGAGCGTGTCGGCCTGGAACTCCTTGGCAATCCGCTCGAGCGACATGTTCGGCCACTCGAGCGTCGATTCCTGCCAACGCACCACCTCCACCGGATGCACGATCGTCTTGACGCGCCCCCCCAGGTCCCGCACGATGGCATACACGAGTTCCTGGCTGATCTCCACGGGCACGGCCGGGTAGGTGAACAGAATGTCCGTCCCCGCGTAGGGGACGATGACCAACCGCTCCGCCTCCAGGTGATACTCCTCCTTGACGGACTTCGTTATCTTGTCGGGCTTGAAAAGCCACACGAAAAAGTGCGGAGCGTAGCACCCCCCCGCCGCGAGCCCGAGCGCCACCAACACCGCGCCCGCCGCGCCAGCGACCGAACGCCTCCATGCTTGGCTCGCCACCGCTTCTCCTCCGACGCCTCACATCACCGACCACTTGTACGCCCACGAGGCCAATAACAATCCCAATAATGCGAGGAGGATGACGACGGGATTCACGCGCACAAACACCGGATACCAACTCCGCCCCGTGGCCAGCGTGAACACCAGGCCCGCGAGGCCCACCGCCACGAGAAGAAACAGCGCGAAACCGAACGGCTGGTTCACGAGCGATTCGGCCAACCGCCCGTGCGCCGCCAGAACGAAGGAGGTCGTCACCCCGCACGTCGGGCACGGCTTGCCGCTCGCCTTCAACATCCCGCACTCCGGCAGGCCGAGGATCCGGTGCGTTCCCGTCCCCGTCCGCGACGGAACCAGCAGAAACCCCGCCGCCAACCCTGCCGCCAACACCAGCGCCAGGAACGCCTGCACGGCACGCTCGGCCGGGCTCGCCCGAAACGCCGATGCAACTCCTGAACGTTCCGCCGACGCCGGCGCGGCAGCGCCTTCCCGGCCAATCCCGACTTCCAGAGGCTCCGACGCCACCGGCGGACTCTCCCTCGAGGAGCGGGCCGACCCAAACCTCGGCCCCGCAAGCCTTTAGATCGTACCGGCCCACACGCCGCCGGTCAATCCGAAACGCCGCCTCCAAGGGACTGAGGGACTAAGGCGCCCCCGTTCCCGAGCCTCCGGTTCCCGGTTTGCGGCCCAGGGAGCGGATGAGGCCGGCCAGGATCGCATCCACCTCGTGGCACAAGTCCCGCAACTTCGTCAGGTCCGGGCCCTTGATCCACCCCAGGCGGCGCGTCAGTTCCGCATACGTCTGCACCTCGCACAGGCTTCCGCGCGCAATCTGGAGGTAGCGGCGGAACTCGGCCCGGTGACCCCGGCCATGACCTTCCGCGATGTTCGCCGACACGGAGGCCGCGGCCCGGCGCATCTGCGACACGAGCCCGAATCGCTCATCGGGCGGCAGCGCCTCGGTCACGCGGTACGTGCACTCCGCCAAGTCCATGGCCCTCTGCCACGCCGCCAAATCCCGGTAGGTCCGTATCCCTTTCCCCGCCACGTCCACCTCCCCGCTCCGGGGCGTTGCTTTGCTGTTCCCTCAGCCCCTCAGTCCCTCAGTCGCTCAGTCCCTTTCTTGTTAAGGCATTACCTTTCCTTCCGGCGTGTCCCACTTGCCCGGCTCGGGGACCGGCTCGCGGTCGCGGACGGCCAGGTTCTCCGCGATGTGCCGGACCGCGTCCGCAGGCTTGTCGGTCACACACAGAAGGTCCAGGTCCTCGGGCGAGACGTGTTCGAACCGCCCCAGCACCGTCTCGCGCAGCCAAGAGAGTTGTCCCGACCAGAAATCCGTCCCAAAGAGAACCACCGGCAGCCGGTGAATCTTCTCCGTCTGAATCAGCGTCATGGTATCGTAGAACTCGTCCATCGTCCCGTACCCGCCCGGGAAAAAGATGAACCCGACGGCATACTTGGAGAACATGACCTTGCGGACGAAAAAGTAACGGAAGTTGATGACCTTCGTCAGGTAAGGGTTCGCGATCTGCTCGAAGGGAAGCACAATGTTCAGCCCGATGCTTTCGCCGCCTGCCTCCTTCGCCCCTTTG belongs to Planctomycetota bacterium and includes:
- a CDS encoding DUF2752 domain-containing protein, producing the protein MASEPLEVGIGREGAAAPASAERSGVASAFRASPAERAVQAFLALVLAAGLAAGFLLVPSRTGTGTHRILGLPECGMLKASGKPCPTCGVTTSFVLAAHGRLAESLVNQPFGFALFLLVAVGLAGLVFTLATGRSWYPVFVRVNPVVILLALLGLLLASWAYKWSVM
- a CDS encoding four helix bundle protein, with the protein product MAGKGIRTYRDLAAWQRAMDLAECTYRVTEALPPDERFGLVSQMRRAAASVSANIAEGHGRGHRAEFRRYLQIARGSLCEVQTYAELTRRLGWIKGPDLTKLRDLCHEVDAILAGLIRSLGRKPGTGGSGTGAP
- a CDS encoding TIGR00730 family Rossman fold protein, which translates into the protein MRDEFLAQDPWRVFRIMAEFVDGFEMMAQVPPGVSVFGSSRAGPDHPYYAKAVETGRRIVEAGFSVITGGGPGIMEAANKGAKEAGGESIGLNIVLPFEQIANPYLTKVINFRYFFVRKVMFSKYAVGFIFFPGGYGTMDEFYDTMTLIQTEKIHRLPVVLFGTDFWSGQLSWLRETVLGRFEHVSPEDLDLLCVTDKPADAVRHIAENLAVRDREPVPEPGKWDTPEGKVMP